The following are from one region of the Muntiacus reevesi chromosome 3, mMunRee1.1, whole genome shotgun sequence genome:
- the LOC136164221 gene encoding LOW QUALITY PROTEIN: protein O-mannose kinase-like (The sequence of the model RefSeq protein was modified relative to this genomic sequence to represent the inferred CDS: inserted 3 bases in 2 codons), producing the protein MGLDVCLKALTIETSIVVQQLRPPSNEAWETPAGSALERFGPANLRKSAFKPVRGASPSLARPGSLARNLSGKECPPGRSWRSTVPWTRGPRRAERGPPPRDVPPAVGPLFTMALVNVLLCLFWTSLAPALRGGPWPLPTPAATPGHFSLGQMTNRSPRLSSEQLRTGVRQLKRVREGAEKGVFLPQRKERKVAPSRLTRLEVRDDFLHGRRMLQAPQSKHVVTLLGYCGNDNIIPTEYHPXGSLGNLEATLNLSKHCSLWQYRLQLALGGVAILHSLHPRPLGALVMCDSSDLSKTLPRYPLTANFGLVLSDLSRDRDTLPLLNRGQTLVKCGHWELRGDFVAPEQLWPFGEDXTFKDDLMPTYDKTSDIWKISDISSFLLGHVEGSDMVRFHLFDIHKACKSQEPAERPAVQNVLDASVRSMRGGNQETAGRLLDVYSVFNINYCEHFIPTVSVTHSLLEGAEPFHVSCWIDSFRKLFPWSLSSSFAGEEGFGAYSSLPIRGLKLALRAEMLCLGLLVARVTERWPQPTRRSQAQCLGGVFALLTGSLVIQPVLPVWEPHVENQCPYLSGRQSRQQTGSMISIILVRSPMVIGSCESSGWSENTLAQSILTAALSYKLAARAH; encoded by the exons GAGGCCTGGGAGACGCCCGCAGGGAGCGCGCTGGAGAGATTCGGGCCTGCAAACTTGAGGAAGAGTGCTTTCAAACCAGTGCGCGGGGCCAGCCCGAGCCTTGCCCGACCCGGGAGTCTGGCCAGAAACCTGAGCGGGAAGGAATGTCCTCCCGGAAGGAGCTGGCGGAGCACAGTGCCGTGGACAcgaggccccaggagagcagaaaGGGGGCCCCCGCCCAGGGACGTGCCCCCGGCGGTGGGGCCGCTGTTCACCATGGCCCTCGTGAACgtcctcctctgcctcttctggACCAGTCTGGCCCCGGCGCTCCGCGGAGGACCCTGGCCACTGCCCACCCCCGCCGCGACCCCCGGCCACTTCAGCTTGGGCCAGATGACCAACCGCTCCCCGCGGCTGTCCTCGGAGCAGCTGAGGACAGGCGTGCGGCAGCTGAAGCGTGTCAGGGAAGGAGCAGAGAAAGGAGTGTTTCTGCCCCAGAGGAAGGAACGCAAGGTGGCCCCGTCGAGGCTCACCAGGCTGGAGGTGAGAGACGACTTCTTGCACGGGCGGCGGATGCTGCAGGCACCGCAGAGCAAGCACGTGGTCACGCTGCTGGGCTACTGCGGGAATGATAACATCATCCCCACCGAGTACCACC TAGGCTCCCTGGGCAACCTGGAGGCGACGCTGAATCTCTCCAAGCACTGCAGCCTGTGGCAGTACAGGCTGCAGCTGGCCCTGGGCGGCGTGGCCATCCTCCACTCCCTGCACCCCAGGCCCCTGGGCGCGCTGGTCATGTGCGACTCCAGCGACCTGTCCAAGACGCTGCCCCGGTACCCGCTGACTGCCAACTTCGGCCTCGTGCTCAGCGACCTGAGCAGGGACAGGGACACCCTGCCCCTGCTGAACCGCGGCCAGACCTTGGTGAAGTGTGGCCACTGGGAGCTCCGTGGGGACTTCGTCGCCCCAGAGCAGCTGTGGCCCTTCGGAGAGGA GACCTTCAAGGACGACCTCATGCCCACCTATGACAAGACGAGCGACATCTGGAAGATTTCAGACATCTCCAGTTTCCTTCTGGGGCACGTGGAAGGGAGCGACATGGTCCGATTCCACTTGTTTGATATTCACAAGGCGTGTAAGAGCCAGGAGCCTGCAGAGAGACCCGCTGTTCAGAACGTCCTGGATGCTTCAGTACGGTCAATGAGGGGTGGGAATCAGGAAACAGCTGGAAGACTT CTGGATGTTTATTCTGTGTTCAACATTAATTATTGTGAACATTTTATACCAACAGTGTCTGTCACTCACTCATTACTGGAAGGCGCAGAACCCTTCCACGTGAGTTGCTGGATTGATTCCTTCAGAAAGCTCTTTCCTTGGTCCCTGTCATCCTCGTTTGCAGGGGAGGAAGGATTTGGTGCATATTCATCATTACCAATACGGGGGTTAAAGCTGGCATTAAGGGCAGAAATGCTGTGCTTAGGTCTCCTGGTCGCCAGAGTTACAGAGCGCTGGCCCCAGCCCACCCGGCGGTCTCAGGCTCAGTGTCTGGGTGGAGTCTTTGCACTTCTCACTGGCTCCCTGGTGATACAACCAGTGCTGCCAGTCTGGGAACCACATGTTGAGAACCAGTGTCCTTACCTGTCAGGCAGGCAGTCCAGGCAGCAGACAGGGAGTATGATCAGTATCATCCTTGTTCGCTCTCCCATGGTGATTGGGTCCTGTGAATCCTCCGGTTGGTCAGAGAATACACTTGCCCAGAGTATATTAACTGCTGCTCTTTCTTATAAACTTGCTGCCAGAGCCCACTAG